The sequence below is a genomic window from Bacteroidales bacterium.
TGACCCAGCCCAATTTGTCGGTACGCTTTCACAAAGGGATCAGCGAGGAATTTATGATGGCCTGCATCCGGGTGATTGAAAAAGGCTTTGGAATGCCCTCCTTTAACAACGATGAAGTGGTCATCCCGGAACTGATCCATCTGGGTGTGGAGCAGGAAGATGCCTTCAACTACTCGGCCATTGGTTGCATCGAGATTGCGGTGCCCGGAAAATGGGGCTACCGCTGCACCGGCATGAGTTTTCTGAACCTGATGAGGGTCTTTCTGGCCACTCTTTATGACGGTTATGACAGCCCGTCGGGACAAACTTTTCACAAGGGAACCGGGAACTTTACGGACTTTGATTCCTACGAGGAGCTGTTTAAGGCCTGGCAGCAGCAGATCCAATATTATACACGGAAAACCGTGGAGATTGATACGGCTGTTGATATCGCCCTGGAGGAGCATGTGCCTGATATTCTCTGCTCGGCCTTTGTGGATAGCTGTATTTCCCGGGGAAAGACCATTAAAGAGGGAGGTTCCAAATATGACTTTATATCCGGATTGCAGGTGGGCATTGCGAACCTTGGAAATGCCCTGGCTGCCATTAAAAAGCTGGTCTACGAGGAGAAAAAGATAGGTCCGGAGGAACTGCTTGAGGCCCTGGAAGGTAATTTTGAAGGCAAGGAGGGAGAGAAAATCAGGCAGCTCTTACTCAACTATGCTCCCAAGTATGGGAACGATGACGACTATGTGGACCTGCTTTTGAGGGATGCCTATATGGAATTTATCAGGGAACTGGATAAGTACCATACGACCCGTTATAACAGGGGGCCCATCGGTTGCAGGTACTATGCAGGAACCTCCAGCATCTCTGCCAATGTGCCCAGCGGGGCGGTTGTTCCCGCCACTCCCGACGGTCGCCTGGCCCATACCCCGGTGGCCGAAGGAAGCTCTCCTTCTTCCGGGACCGACCTGCTGGGGCCCACCGCGGTTTTTAAATCGGTTTCCAAGCTGCCCACGGAAAAGATCATGGGCGGGGTGCTGCTGAACCAGAAGCTCTCCCCTGCTGCCATTCAGAAGGAAAGGGATAAACATAAACTGATTTCCATCATACGCACTTTTTTTTCCGATCTGAAGGGCTGGCACGTACAGTATAACATTGTGTCCAGGGAGACCCTGCTGGCTGCCAGAAAGGATCCGGAAAAATACCGCGACCTGGTGGTCCGGATTGCCGGTTATTCCGCATTTTTTACTACTTTATCTCCCGATACACAGGATGATATAATTGCACGTACCGAACATACTTTAAATTTCTGAACCCATGCCTGGAGTACTTTGCGGAGTCGACATCGGGGGAACCAAATGTTCCATCGCCCTCATTGAAGAAAAGGGAAGAATCCTGGATAAAATATACACCTGCGCCCATGTGGAACAGGACGAAGAGGGAATGGTAAGTCTGATAGCGGGTCAGGTGAAGGAAATTATGAAGCGTAATCATCTGAATCAGAATGATCTGCTAGCCATCGGAGTGGGCTGCGCGGGACATATCCGCTATAGCGACGGGGTGATCATCACCACCTCCAATCTGAAGGGATTTAAAAATTACCCCTTGCGCGCAAAGCTGCAGGCC
It includes:
- a CDS encoding glycyl radical protein, giving the protein MIAAEQTKEISERIAYLREKVMSTKPTVCTERARFYTEVYRENEDQPVIIKRALALQKTLEKMTVFIEKGELIVGNHSSCRRAAPIFPEYAVDWLPEEMDDLDKRPGDAFFITAEHKEELKEIASWWKGKVLWDRGRALMSQELRDLQDSAIIKATGNLTSGDAHIAVDFQKILEVGLRGYFREIERYHKQVDRSDREGIRKDKFYTALTIGLESFQSFIRRYRDLAVYLSKESDDPQRTSELQLIADNCHAIAERPPEDFYQALQLVYFVQLILQIESNGHSVSLGRLDQYLYPFYQKDLAAGKISQERAIELLENTWIKLLSINKIRPWSHTRFSAGGPLYQNVTIGGQTPDGKDAVNELSFLILESVGNMKLTQPNLSVRFHKGISEEFMMACIRVIEKGFGMPSFNNDEVVIPELIHLGVEQEDAFNYSAIGCIEIAVPGKWGYRCTGMSFLNLMRVFLATLYDGYDSPSGQTFHKGTGNFTDFDSYEELFKAWQQQIQYYTRKTVEIDTAVDIALEEHVPDILCSAFVDSCISRGKTIKEGGSKYDFISGLQVGIANLGNALAAIKKLVYEEKKIGPEELLEALEGNFEGKEGEKIRQLLLNYAPKYGNDDDYVDLLLRDAYMEFIRELDKYHTTRYNRGPIGCRYYAGTSSISANVPSGAVVPATPDGRLAHTPVAEGSSPSSGTDLLGPTAVFKSVSKLPTEKIMGGVLLNQKLSPAAIQKERDKHKLISIIRTFFSDLKGWHVQYNIVSRETLLAARKDPEKYRDLVVRIAGYSAFFTTLSPDTQDDIIARTEHTLNF